One genomic window of Arachis hypogaea cultivar Tifrunner chromosome 8, arahy.Tifrunner.gnm2.J5K5, whole genome shotgun sequence includes the following:
- the LOC112706214 gene encoding pyridoxine/pyridoxamine 5'-phosphate oxidase 1, chloroplastic isoform X2, whose amino-acid sequence MLSLVRKGRSSIMMSCSLFLTSFNYYSLPLLSHSHYNTLSRAPTLSRALAYPQPFPATMLPPGFRALSNNFSTTTEASGTMDSSVSVTYLSQRQAAEIDDTLMGPLGFSVDQLMELAGLSVATSIAEVYKPGEYNRVLVICGPGNNGGDGLVAARHLHHFGYKPSVCYPKRTPKPLYEGLVTQLEALSIPFLSVEDLPSDLSSDFSILIDAMFGFSFHGSPRPPFDDLIQRFVTLQNYNQSGPKRSVIVSVDIPSGWHVEEGDINGIGLQPDMLISLTAPKLCAKKFSGPHHFLGGRFVPPAIAEKYKLLLPQYPGTSMCVRIGKPPKIDISALRENYISPEFLEEQVEADPINQFHKWFDDALAAGLKEPNAMALSTVGKDGKPSSRMVLLKAVDKDGFVWYTNYESHKARDLSENPHASLLFYWDGLNRQVRVEGSVQKVSDEESEQYFHSRPRGSQLGAIVSKQSSVVPGRHVLHQEYKELEQKFSDGSLIPKPKNWGGYRLTPELFEFWQGQQSRLHDRCGLFPRL is encoded by the exons GAAGAAGCAGCATCATGATGTCATGCTCTCTATTCCTTACTTCTTTTAATTATTACTCACTCCCTCTTCTTTCTCATTCTCATTACAACACTCTCTCACGCGCCCCCACACTCTCACGCGCCCTGGCTTATCCGCAACCCTTTCCCGCAACCATGCTGCCTCCTGGATTTCGCGCTCTTTCTAACAACTTCTCAACAACCACTGAAGCTTCTGGAACCATGGACTCTTCTGTCTCAGTTACTTACCTCTCGCAGCGCCAAGCCGCCGAGATCGACGACACTCTCATGGGCCCTCTTGGCTTCTCTGTCGACCAGCTCATG GAATTGGCTGGTTTGAGCGTCGCTACTTCCATTGCTGAG GTTTACAAACCAGGCGAGTATAACCGTGTTCTTGTCATATGTGGTCCTGGTAACAATGGTGGCGATGGTTTGGTGGCCGCTCGTCACCTGCACCATTTTGGTTATAAGCCCTCGGTCTGCTACCCCAAGCGCACCCCGAAGCCTCTTTATGAAGGGTTAGTTACTCAG CTCGAAGCTCTGTCAATCCCTTTCTTGTCAGTGGAAGATCTACCTTCGGACTTGTCAAGTGACTTCAGCATTCTAATTGATGCGATGTTCGGATTCTCATTTCATG GTTCTCCAAGACCTCCTTTTGATGATTTGATCCAAAGATTTGTTACCTTACAAAATTATAATCAAAGTGGCCCGAAAAGATCAGTTATTGTCTCTGTAGATATTCCATCTGGGTGGCATGTCGAAGAAGGAGATATAAATGGTATAGGCCTTCAACCTGATATGTTG ATTTCTTTGACAGCTCCGAAATTATGCGCAAAGAAGTTTAGTGGTCCTCACCACTTTCTAGGAGGTAGATTTGTCCCACCTGCTATTGCAGAAAAATATAAGCTTTTACTTCCACAATATCCTGGAACTTCCATGTGTGTCCGAATTGGAAAGCCGCCTAAAATTGACATTTCAGCTCTAAGAGAGAACTATATCTCTCCAGAGTTTCTTGAAGAGCAAGTGGAGGCAGACCCCATTAATCAG TTCCATAAATGGTTTGATGATGCATTAGCTGCTGGTCTGAAGGAACCAAATGCTATGGCATTGTCAACTGTAGGGAAGGATGGAAAACC CTCATCAAGAATGGTATTGCTAAAAGCTGTGGACAAGGATGGTTTTGTGTG GTACACAAACTATGAAAGTCATAAGGCACGTGATTTATCTGAAAATCCGCATGCTTCACTTCTTTTTTACTGGGATGGTCTAAACAGACAG GTAAGAGTGGAGGGGTCTGTTCAGAAAGTATCTGATGAGGAATCAGAGCAGTATTTCCATAGCCGTCCTAGAGGAAGTCAGCTTGGAGCAATAGTTAGTAAGCAG AGTTCTGTAGTGCCTGGAAGGCATGTTCTTCATCAGGAGTACAAAGAGCTTGAGCAAAAATTTTCTGATGG AAGTTTGATCCCTAAACCTAAGAATTGGGGAGGATACAGGCTAACACCAGAGCTTTTTGAATTTTGGCAAGGACAGCAATCTCGCTTGCATGACAGGTGTGGGCTGTTCCCTCGTTTATGA
- the LOC112706214 gene encoding pyridoxine/pyridoxamine 5'-phosphate oxidase 1, chloroplastic isoform X1 has translation MLSLVRKGRSSIMMSCSLFLTSFNYYSLPLLSHSHYNTLSRAPTLSRALAYPQPFPATMLPPGFRALSNNFSTTTEASGTMDSSVSVTYLSQRQAAEIDDTLMGPLGFSVDQLMELAGLSVATSIAEVYKPGEYNRVLVICGPGNNGGDGLVAARHLHHFGYKPSVCYPKRTPKPLYEGLVTQLEALSIPFLSVEDLPSDLSSDFSILIDAMFGFSFHGSPRPPFDDLIQRFVTLQNYNQSGPKRSVIVSVDIPSGWHVEEGDINGIGLQPDMLISLTAPKLCAKKFSGPHHFLGGRFVPPAIAEKYKLLLPQYPGTSMCVRIGKPPKIDISALRENYISPEFLEEQVEADPINQFHKWFDDALAAGLKEPNAMALSTVGKDGKPSSRMVLLKAVDKDGFVWYTNYESHKARDLSENPHASLLFYWDGLNRQVRVEGSVQKVSDEESEQYFHSRPRGSQLGAIVSKQSSVVPGRHVLHQEYKELEQKFSDGSLIPKPKNWGGYRLTPELFEFWQGQQSRLHDRLQYSPHEINGQKVWKVERLAP, from the exons GAAGAAGCAGCATCATGATGTCATGCTCTCTATTCCTTACTTCTTTTAATTATTACTCACTCCCTCTTCTTTCTCATTCTCATTACAACACTCTCTCACGCGCCCCCACACTCTCACGCGCCCTGGCTTATCCGCAACCCTTTCCCGCAACCATGCTGCCTCCTGGATTTCGCGCTCTTTCTAACAACTTCTCAACAACCACTGAAGCTTCTGGAACCATGGACTCTTCTGTCTCAGTTACTTACCTCTCGCAGCGCCAAGCCGCCGAGATCGACGACACTCTCATGGGCCCTCTTGGCTTCTCTGTCGACCAGCTCATG GAATTGGCTGGTTTGAGCGTCGCTACTTCCATTGCTGAG GTTTACAAACCAGGCGAGTATAACCGTGTTCTTGTCATATGTGGTCCTGGTAACAATGGTGGCGATGGTTTGGTGGCCGCTCGTCACCTGCACCATTTTGGTTATAAGCCCTCGGTCTGCTACCCCAAGCGCACCCCGAAGCCTCTTTATGAAGGGTTAGTTACTCAG CTCGAAGCTCTGTCAATCCCTTTCTTGTCAGTGGAAGATCTACCTTCGGACTTGTCAAGTGACTTCAGCATTCTAATTGATGCGATGTTCGGATTCTCATTTCATG GTTCTCCAAGACCTCCTTTTGATGATTTGATCCAAAGATTTGTTACCTTACAAAATTATAATCAAAGTGGCCCGAAAAGATCAGTTATTGTCTCTGTAGATATTCCATCTGGGTGGCATGTCGAAGAAGGAGATATAAATGGTATAGGCCTTCAACCTGATATGTTG ATTTCTTTGACAGCTCCGAAATTATGCGCAAAGAAGTTTAGTGGTCCTCACCACTTTCTAGGAGGTAGATTTGTCCCACCTGCTATTGCAGAAAAATATAAGCTTTTACTTCCACAATATCCTGGAACTTCCATGTGTGTCCGAATTGGAAAGCCGCCTAAAATTGACATTTCAGCTCTAAGAGAGAACTATATCTCTCCAGAGTTTCTTGAAGAGCAAGTGGAGGCAGACCCCATTAATCAG TTCCATAAATGGTTTGATGATGCATTAGCTGCTGGTCTGAAGGAACCAAATGCTATGGCATTGTCAACTGTAGGGAAGGATGGAAAACC CTCATCAAGAATGGTATTGCTAAAAGCTGTGGACAAGGATGGTTTTGTGTG GTACACAAACTATGAAAGTCATAAGGCACGTGATTTATCTGAAAATCCGCATGCTTCACTTCTTTTTTACTGGGATGGTCTAAACAGACAG GTAAGAGTGGAGGGGTCTGTTCAGAAAGTATCTGATGAGGAATCAGAGCAGTATTTCCATAGCCGTCCTAGAGGAAGTCAGCTTGGAGCAATAGTTAGTAAGCAG AGTTCTGTAGTGCCTGGAAGGCATGTTCTTCATCAGGAGTACAAAGAGCTTGAGCAAAAATTTTCTGATGG AAGTTTGATCCCTAAACCTAAGAATTGGGGAGGATACAGGCTAACACCAGAGCTTTTTGAATTTTGGCAAGGACAGCAATCTCGCTTGCATGACAG GTTACAATATTCTCCCCACGAGATCAATGGACAGAAAGTGTGGAAGGTTGAGCGGTTGGCCCCCTAA
- the LOC112706217 gene encoding transport inhibitor response 1-like protein, producing MTHSGSSLPDLPNCTSTAAPMSEIRSPPPDRVLEIVLENVLHFLTCRRDRNAASLVCHSWYRAEALTRSDLFIGNCYAVSPHRATSRFRRVRSLTVKGKPRFADFDLLPLNWGAHFSPWGSALADAYPWLEKLHLKRMSLTDDDLNLIARSFPSFKELVLVCCEGFGIPGIAAVAANCRLLRVLDLVESVVEDADEDEEVMDWISCFPDGETHLESLVFECVECPVNFESLERLVARSPYLKKLRLNHYVSIPQLYRLMHRAPQLTHLGTGSFCASDDVAVGDQELDYSSAFAACKSLVCLSGFRDILPDYLPAIYPACANLTSLNLSYADVNADQLKPVILQCHKLQTLWVLDSICDEGLQAVAATCKDLRELRVFPGNTREEVEGPVSEVGLEVISQGCRKLQSILFFCQRMTNAAVIAMSKNCPDLVVFRLCIIGRYRPDPETHEPMDDGFGAIVMNCKKLTRLAVSGLLTDQAFRYIGMYGKLVRTLSVAFAGDSDQGLKYVLEGCPNLQKLEIRDSPFGDAALHSGLHHFYNMRFLWMSTCKLTRQGCQEIARALPHLALEVIDSQEDKADDHIEILYMYRSLDRPRNDAPKCVTILQ from the exons ATGACTCATTCTGGATCTTCTCTCCCCGATCTCCCCAACTGCACTTCCACCGCCGCCCCCATGTCGGAGATCCGTTCTCCGCCGCCGGATCGGGTGCTGGAGATTGTTCTCGAGAACGTGCTCCACTTCCTCACCTGCCGCCGGGACCGGAACGCCGCCTCACTCGTCTGCCATTCATGGTACCGGGCGGAGGCGCTCACCCGATCTGATCTCTTCATCGGAAACTGCTACGCCGTTTCGCCACACCGCGCCACCTCCCGCTTCCGCCGTGTCCGGTCCCTCACCGTGAAGGGCAAGCCTCGCTTCGCGGACTTCGATCTGTTGCCGCTTAACTGGGGTGCCCACTTCTCTCCCTGGGGCTCTGCACTCGCCGATGCCTACCCTTGGCTCGAGAAGCTTCACCTGAAGCGTATGTCTCTCACTGATGATGACCTCAACCTTATCGCTCGTTCCTTCCCCTCCTTCAAGGAACTCGTTCTCGTGTGCTGTGAAGGTTTTGGGATCCCTGGAATTGCCGCTGTTGCTGCCAACTGCAG GTTGCTGAGAGTGCTTGACCTTGTGGAGTCTGTGGTTGAGGATGCTGATGAAGACGAGGAGGTGATGGATTGGATATCATGTTTTCCGGATGGTGAGACTCATCTGGAGTCTCTTGTGTTTGAGTGCGTTGAGTGCCCTGTAAATTTTGAATCCTTGGAGAGGCTAGTGGCTAGATCACCTTATCTGAAGAAGCTTAGGCTGAATCATTATGTTTCCATTCCTCAGTTGTACCGCCTGATGCATCGAGCTCCACAGCTCACCCATCTTGGGACAGGTTCATTCTGTGCATCAGATGATGTGGCTGTTGGTGATCAGGAACTGGATTACTCATCTGCCTTTGCAGCTTGCAAATCCCTAGTTTGTTTGTCTGGGTTCCGGGATATTTTGCCGGATTACTTACCGGCCATCTATCCGGCCTGTGCTAATCTCACATCTTTGAATCTTAGCTATGCTGATGTTAACGCTGACCAACTCAAACCGGTCATATTGCAATGTCATAAACTCCAAACATTATGG GTACTTGATTCAATTTGTGATGAAGGTCTTCAAGCTGTGGCTGCAACTTGCAAAGATTTGCGGGAGCTTCGAGTTTTCCCTGGTAACACGAGGGAAGAGGTCGAAGGTCCAGTTTCTGAAGTAGGCTTAGAAGTAATTTCTCAGGGTTGTAGGAAATTGCAATCGATCCTCTTCTTTTGCCAAAGAATGACGAATGCAGCTGTGATAGCTATGTCAAAGAATTGCCCGGATCTTGTTGTATTTCGTCTCTGTATAATTGGGCGATACCGGCCAGATCCTGAGACCCATGAACCCATGGATGACGGTTTTGGTGCTATTGTTATGAATTGTAAGAAACTTACTCGACTTGCTGTATCTGGGTTATTGACAGATCAAGCTTTTCGTTACATTGGGATGTATGGGAAATTAGTTCGAACACTGTCAGTTGCCTTTGCTGGAGACTCAGATCAGGGCCTTAAATATGTGCTAGAAGGATGCCCTAATTTACAAAAGCTTGAAATCAGGGACAGCCCATTTGGGGATGCAGCATTGCATTCTGGGTTGCATCATTTTTACAACATGAGATTTCTCTGGATGTCAACGTGTAAATTGACACGCCAAGGTTGCCAAGAAATTGCAAGAGCATTGCCCCATCTAGCATTGGAAGTCATTGATAGTCAAGAAGACAAAGCTGATGATCATATCGAGATATTATACATGTATCGGTCTCTCGATCGGCCGCGGAATGATGCTCCTAAATGCGTTACCATTCTTCAATAG